The Castanea sativa cultivar Marrone di Chiusa Pesio chromosome 11, ASM4071231v1 genome contains a region encoding:
- the LOC142614570 gene encoding putative disease resistance protein RGA1 produces MAEGVLFDLGKKVLEVVGSLALQEIKLARGVKAELENLKSTVSTIQAVLLDAEKQGSHNNEVKDWLNKLRDVLHETDDVLDDFSTEALQHKVMAGNKMTKEVRIFFSSSNKLAFSLKMGHKIKAIRERLDVIKKEKEDFHFIQNSVEPQVMNRDRETYSFVLEEDVVGREDDKEEIIKLLLDANTVENVSIIPIVGIGGLGKTTLAQLIYNDENVKNDFELKLWICISDNFDIKHIVKQILESLGNRRDEESLEILQNHLRGEINGQKYFLVLDDVWNEDTDKWLLLKNLLTGGARGSKIVVTTRSIKVAEIMGTTSPHELKGLDPEKAWSLFVKMAFKGGIEPENQGIIDLGKEIVGKCIGVPLAIRTIGSLLYGKTSKIEWQSFLDNELSKIGQQENKISSTLKLSYDHLPSHLKQCFAYCRLFPKDYLINVVTLINLWAAQGFIVLEGPRQRFVDIGRKYFMELLWRSFFQDVKNDELGNIESCKMHDLMHDLASLVSGTESAVLNSSGENDIEKVRHVSFNLVDSSMQLAIPMLNGRKIHTILASSVEGNLGNLTCDALISTFKYLRALDLSNLELLVVPHSIEKLKHLRYLDLPRNFEIKILPNSITKMLNLQTLILQYCYSLRELPRGIKKLVNLRFVDITGCIELTNMPLEIEHLTCLETILPELVVRKEGSGASCSGLYKKKKAKSNGGPSQLKELHNLGGKLRIENLGDGKDDVWEYKDANINNRQHLQQLELKWGSWDGESECDEMLEGLQLHPNLKALKLSCYMGVRIPSWVSSLTNLVEFELSYNWRLQHLPPLNQLPFLKVLSLEGMEALEYISDEDSVSNVLGASSSSSSSKAPFFPSLTFLNIGFCSNLKGWWRNSDDDDDDNEPHHLLLPSFPPSLSSLTTIDCPNLTSIPPFPYLKGRLVLSGCSWKVLEQTMKMKMKMGAATTSTYLPLSQLQDIRLCQMKDIESLPEEWLRNLVSLRELSIYFCDGLSSLHWIGILTSLQALGIERCPNLTSLPQEIRNLTSLKELRIEDCPLLGKRCKRQIGEDWPIIAHVPRVLVDRQNQQQETISSESESESEL; encoded by the exons atggCAGAAGGAGTTCTCTTCGACCTTGGCAAGAAAGTCCTTGAAGTGGTGGGTTCCTTAGCACTCCAAGAGATCAAGTTGGCTCGTGGTGTCAAAGCTGAGCTTGAAAATCTGAAGAGCACAGTTTCCACAATCCAAGCTGTGCTTCTAGATGCAGAAAAGCAGGGCTCTCATAACAACGAGGTCAAAGACTGGCTCAACAAGCTTAGAGATGTCCTTCATGAAACAGATGACGTGCTGGATGATTTCTCCACTGAAGCTTTGCAGCACAAAGTGATGGCTGGAAATAAGATGACAAAGGAGGTACGCATATTCTTTTCAAGTTCAAACAAGCTTGCTTTTAGTCTTAAGATGGGTCATAAAATAAAGGCAATTAGGGAGAGACTAGatgtcattaaaaaagaaaaggaggacTTCCACTTTATTCAAAACTCCGTTGAGCCACAAGTCATGAATAGGGATAGGGAAACTTATTCTTTTGTATTGGAAGAAGATGTGGTTGGGAGAGAGGATGATAAGgaagaaattataaaacttcTTTTGGATGCCAATACTGTAGAGAATGTGTCAATTATTCCAATAGTTGGGATTGGAGGTTTAGGGAAAACTACACTAGCTCAACTCATATACAATGatgaaaatgtcaaaaatgaTTTTGAGCTGAAGTTGTGGATTTGTATATCTGATAACTTTGATATAAAACATATTGTGAAACAAATCTTAGAATCTCTGGGAAATAGGAGGGATGAAGAAAGCCTTGAGATTTTACAAAATCACCTTCGAGGAGAAATTAATGGACAAAAATACTTCCTTGTCCTAGATGATGTGTGGAATGAGGATACTGATAAATGGcttctcttaaaaaatttactaaCGGGTGGTGCAAGGGGAAGTAAGATAGTAGTAACTACTCGCTCGATAAAGGTAGCGGAAATAATGGGCACAACTTCACCTCATGAGCTTAAGGGCCTAGATCCAGAAAAAGCTTGGTCATTGTTTGTAAAAATGGCATTTAAAGGAGGCATAGAGCCAGAGAACCAAGGCATAATAGACCTAGGAAAAGAGATTGTGGGAAAATGTATTGGGGTGCCTCTTGCTATAAGAACAATAGGAAGCTTATTGTATGgtaaaacctctaaaattgaGTGGCAATCCTTTTTAGATAATGAGCTCTCAAAAATAGGTCAACAAGAAAATAAGATCTCATCAACTCTTAAGTTGAGTTATGATCATCTTCCATCACATTTGAAGCAATGTTTTGCTTATTGTAGATTGTTTCCAAAAGATTATTTGATTAATGTAGTTACACTTATTAATCTTTGGGCAGCACAAGGCTTTATTGTGTTAGAAGGTCCAAGACAACGTTTTGTGGATATtggtagaaaatattttatggaattACTTTGGAGGTCATTTTTTCAAGAtgtaaaaaatgatgaattggGCAATATAGAATCGTGTAAAATGCATGATCTCATGCATGATCTTGCAAGTCTTGTGTCCGGAACGGAAAGTGCCGTATTAAATTCAAGTGGGGAAAATGATATTGAAAAAGTTCGTCATGTATCATTTAATCTTGTGGATTCATCAATGCAACTTGCAATCCCCATGCTTAATGGAAGGAAGATACACACAATTCTAGCATCTAGTGTAGAGGGGAACTTGGGTAACTTAACTTGTGATGCACTCATTTCAACTTTTAAGTATTTACGTGCATTGGATTTGAGTAATCTAGAATTACTTGTAGTGCCACATTCAATTGAAAAATTGAAGCATTTAAGATATCTTGATCTTCCTAgaaattttgagattaaaattctCCCTAATTCCATTACTAAGATGCTGAATTTGCAGACACTAATACTACAGTATTGTTATTCGCTTAGAGAATTACCCAGGGGCATTAAAAAGTTGGTCAATCTCAGGTTTGTAGATATTACAGGTTGCATCGAATTGACTAATATGCCCCTTGAAATCGAACACCTTACTTGTCTTGAGACAATACTACCAGAGCTTGTTGTGAGAAAGGAAGGTTCTGGGGCTAGCTGTAGTGGtttgtataagaaaaaaaaggccaaGTCCAATGGTGGGCCAAGTCAATTAAAGGAACTACACAACTTGGGAGGAAAATTAAGAATTGAAAATCTGGGAGATGGAAAAGATGACGTGTGGGAATATAAAGATgcaaatataaataatagaCAGCATCTTCAACAACTTGAATTAAAGTGGGGTTCGTGGGATGGAGAAAGCGAATGTGATGAAATGCTGGAAGGGCTCCAGCTACATCCGAATCTTAAAGCGTTGAAATTGAGTTGTTATATGGGTGTGAGAATTCCAAGTTGGGTCTCTTCTCTCACTAATCTTGTTGAATTTGAATTGAGTTATAATTGGAGATTGCAGCACCTCCCACCGTTAAATCAACTCCCTTTTCTCAAGGTTCTCTCTCTTGAGGGAATGGAAGCACTTGAATACATTTCAGATGAAGACAGTGTTAGTAACGTCTTGggtgcttcttcttcttcttcttcttcaaaagcaCCATTCTTCCCATCCTTAACTTTTCTTAACATAGGGTTTTGCTCAAATCTGAAGGGATGGTGGAGGAAttcagatgatgatgatgatgataatgagcCACACCATCTCTTACTTCCATCATTTCCTCCTTCTCTTTCGAGCTTAACAACCATCGATTGCCCTAACCTGACTTCCATTCCCCCTTTTCCATATTTGAAAGGAAGGCTGGTATTGAGTGGGTGTAGCTGGAAGGTATTGGAGCAgacaatgaaaatgaaaatgaaaatgggaGCAGCAACCACATCAACCTACCTTCCTCTCTCTCAATTACAGGATATACGCTTATGTCAGATGAAGGATATCGAATCTCTTCCAGAGGAGTGGCTGCGGAACCTCGTTTCTCTCCGGGAACTCTCTATATATTTCTGCGATGGACTGAGTTCTCTCCATTGGATAGGCATCCTCACGTCACTACAAGCCCTTGGAATCGAGAGATGTCCCAATCTGACGTCACTTCCTCAAGAGATTCGCAATCTCACCTCTTTAAAAGAGTTGAGAATTGAAGATTGTCCCCTCTTAGGGAAAAGATGCAAGAGGCAAATAGGTGAAGATTGGCCCATCATTGCCCATGTCCCACGCGTACTAGTGGATAGGCAGAACCAGCAACAAGAAACAATTTCTTCAG AATCTGAGTCAGAGTCAGAGTTATAG